AATGCCCTATTCACGATATCATACAGCCGTGCATGGTCCGCCGGAAACCGGCATGCGTGGACCATGCGAAACAGATTATTCGCGGACAAGACGCTCAAGATCCTGATGGATCGAGCGCAAACCACCCTGCCATCATCTTCCTCAACACAAGAAAAATGGTGGAGCCAGACGGGATCGAACCGACGACCTCATGCTTGCAAAGCACGCGCTCTCCCAACTGAGCTATGGCCCCATCACAGGATGCCACAGGCGAAGAGTTCGCGAAGCTTCGGACATGAGGCGCAGGCAAGAACTGTCTGATGGTGGTGGGCCTGGGACGACTCGAACGTCCGACCTCACCCTTATCAGGGGTGCGCTCTAACCACCTGAGCTACAGGCCCGAAACCGGAACGCGATCCAAAGGACCGCAACCTGGGCGTCAAGCTTGTCCGCGAAGAAAGAGAAACGAAGACGGCGGTGTCCCGCAAATGCCAGATCACGACGTTTCCGACTGTGTCCGGCTGATGTTTCTGAAGAGATCCGATAGATCAAGACCGAAGTCTCAATACTGAGGGATCATCCTTAGAAAGGAGGTGATCCAGCCGCAGGTTCCCCTACGGCTACCTTGTTACGACTTCACCCCAGTCGCTGACCCTACCGTGGTCGCCTGCCTCCCTTGCGGGTTAGCGCAGCGCCTTCGGGTAAAGCCAACTCCCATGGTGTGACGGGCGGTGTGTACAAGGCCCGGGAACGTATTCACCGTGGCATGCTGATCCACGATTACTAGCGATTCCAACTTCATGCACTCGAGTTGCAGAGTGCAATCCGAACTGAGACGGCTTTTGGAGATTTGCTTACCCTCGCGGGTTCGCATCCCACTGTCACCGCCATTGTAGCACGTGTGTAGCCCAGCCCGTAAGGGCCATGAGGACTTGACGTCATCCCCACCTTCCTCTCGGCTTATCACCGGCAGTCCCTCTAGAGTGCCCAACTGAATGATGGCAACTAGAGGCGAGGGTTGCGCTCGTTGCGGGACTTAACCCAACATCTCACGACACGAGCTGACGACAGCCATGCAGCACCTGTGTGCAGGTCCATTGCTGGAAGAAATCCGTCTCCGGAAGTCGTCCTGCCATGTCAAAGGCTGGTAAGGTTCTGCGCGTTGCTTCGAATTAAACCACATGCTCCACCGCTTGTGCGGGCCCCCGTCAATTCCTTTGAGTTTTAATCTTGCGACCGTACTCCCCAGGCGGGATGCTTAAGGCGTTAGCTGCGCCACTGAGAGGTAAACCCCCCAACGGCTAGCATCCATCGTTTACGGCGTGGACTACCAGGGTATCTAATCCTGTTTGCTCCCCACGCTTTCGCACCTCAGCGTCAGTATCGAGCCAGTTGGCCGCCTTCGCCACTGGTGTTCTTCCGAATATCTACGAATTTCACCTCTACACTCGGAGTTCCACCAACCTCTCTCGAACTCGAGATCGCCAGTATCAAGGGCAGTTCTGGAGTTGAGCTCCAGGATTTCACCCCTGACTTAACGATCCGCCTACGTGCGCTTTACGCCCAGTGATTCCGAGCAACGCTAGCCCCCTTCGTATTACCGCGGCTGCTGGCACGAAGTTAGCCGGGGCTTCTTCTCCGGTTACCGTCATTATCTTCACCGGCGAAAGTGCTTTACAACCCTAAGGCCTTCATCACACACGCGGCATGGCTGGATCAGGCTTGCGCCCATTGTCCAATATTCCCCACTGCTGCCTCCCGTAGGAGTCTGGGCCGTGTCTCAGTCCCAGTGTGGCTGATCATCCTCTCAGACCAGCTACGGATCGTCGCCTTGGTGAGCCTTTACCTCACCAACTAGCTAATCCGACGCGGGTTCATCCAATGGCGATAGATCTTTCCCCCGAAGGGCACATACGGTATTAATCCAAGTTTCCCTGGGTTATTCCGTACCATTGGGTAGATCCCCACGTGTTACTCACCCGTCTGCCGCTCCCATTGCTGGGCGCTCGACTTGCATGTGTTAGGCCTGCCGCCAGCGTTCGCTCTGAGCCAGGATCAAACTCTCAAGTTGTATGAGATTGATCCGGCGTCGCTACGAAACTTACACTCATATAGACGAGGTCGAACACTTCAATATCACTCGCGTGATAATCAAGCATCCGGAGTTCCGTAGACCGCCAAAGTCTCACAGGTCTTCCCCAGCCCTAAAGCCAGAAGAGACCCCGCAAGGACTCCGCCGTCCACGTTTCTCTTTCTTCTGTCATACATGTCAAACAGCGCGCCCTGTCGGGCAAATTCCGTCTCGCCGAAGCGAGAGCCTCACACCCTTGGGAGGGTCCAGAGAACACCTTCCCGTCCGGCTTTTGACCGGCTGCCACTACGGACAGTGGAGAGGAGAGCTCCGGGGAAGCGCCGACCCGCCATGCGGCGGCGCCCCGTCAGTGATGTGGCTTATATAGGGGGCGCCTCGAACCTGTCAACACCCTTGTATCGCGCCGTTCTAGAATGGCTCCCGGCTGTGGAAAACTTGGCCGCCGAACGGGGCTCTTGGGGCAGAATATTCCGTTAATTCAATGGAATGGCGTCATTCACACGGCTTGAGCGCTCCACCCGAACAGGGTCTCCAGCCCCCTTCCGCGCCCGGCCAGCCCTCAAATTCCTTCGCCGAGATCGACGAATTCCGCGATCAGCCGCGCATCGGGACGTTGGCGTCGGCTGGCGGGGCGGGACAGTTCCTCGACCAACTGATGGACCTGAACGCTGATCTCCGGCACCGCCGTGACCTCCCAGAAGGCCGGGCGCGACAGTGGTCCCAGTGCATGTAGCCACGCCGCGGCGTGGCCGTAACGGTCGACCAGCGCAGTTCCGCGGGTTTCAAATCCGAGGCCCAGCGGATCGTCACGGATGCGCCCCGCCTCCCGCAGGCCTTCGAATGGGGGCGCCGCCAGGGCGGCAAAGTCGGTACGCGGGCCGGTACAGTTCACCACCTGCGTCACTTCGAGCGAGAGCGCGCGTCCGGAGTGGCGGCGGCGCAGGGTAGCGGCGACACCGCCCGGCACGCTGTCGAGGCTCGTGATGCGACCGGCGACGACGGTGAGTTGGCCCGACTGCCGCAGGGTCTCGAAGGCTTCGGCGATGCGCGGCGCCATGCGGTGGCGGTGGATGTCCCAATAGGTGCGCCCGTGCCGCAGGAACCGCTCGCGGGCCTGAAGCGGCCAGGTCGCCCAGAGGGCGGCCAGCGCAGGGCGCGCTGCGTCCATCACTCGCTGCCAGGGCACGCCGCGCGTCATTGCCTCCCGCGCCGCTGCACGGATCAACCGCAGTTCCTTTACCGGATCGCGCGCGGCGGCGGGATCAAGGAAGGCCTCGACGCCGCCGAGGCGCCCGGCCACGTCGGCATGGACATGGGGCAAGAGCCCATGCCGCGAGACGCTCCAGATCGGCCCGCGATGGCCGCGCGCTGCGAGCTTCAGCGCCACGTCCACCATGGTGAGGCCGGAACCGATCAGGAGCACCGGAGCCTCCGGCGCCAATGCATCGATATCGTCCCAGCGCCAGGGGTCCGGCACGAACAGCGGGCTGTCATAGACGCCGCCGTCGCGGGTCCGGGGCGGACGCGGCGGCAGATTGCCGGTGGCCAGCACCACATGGGTGCCCTCGATCCGCCGTCCGTCGGCGAGAGTGACAGTGGGCACGGGACGGTCGGTGATGCGCACCGCCTCCCCGCGCAGGCGCCGCAGGCGGCCGTTGCGCGTGGCGAGGGCCGCTTCCAGACGCTCCGCCAGATAGGCGCCGAACAGAGCGCGCGGCACGAAGGCGCGGGCAAGATCGCCCCCCGCCTCGGCGATCGCGGCGGACAGATCGGCACCGCTGGCGGTCAGCCACTGCGCGAAGCTCGGCTTGAGGCCGACCTCCATGCGCGCCACCGGGACGTTGAGGAGGTGGCAGGGGTCGCACGCCCCGTAAGCCAGCCCGGGGGCCCGCCTTTGCCTCCCGCTCCACCAGCACCACGTCGAGCCGCGCGGCCACGGCGGCCAGCGTTGAGCCGCCTGTCTATTGTTTTCTCCGATCCAGCTCCTCAGGAGTTTCCCGCAGCGCGCTGGAAGGTCTGCCCCGAGGGGCTGAACCGCGGGCTGCCCCGGTGCCGTCCCGCATGTTCAAAGAAGGCAGATCGATGAACGCGCACGTCTCCGCCGCCCACAGCCAGCCCGCCCAGATCACGTCAGCTCCACCCCTGCTCCCGAGCTTTCCGCCGCCTCGCGCGCCTTCCGGGGCGCCATGCGCAAGCTCGCGGGCGCCGTGAGCGTGCTCACCGTGGGCCAGGGCGAGGAGCGCACCGGCCTCACCGCGACCTCGGTCACTTCCCTGTCGGTGGAGCCGCCGACGCTGCTCATCTGCGTCAACCGCGCCACCTCCTCGGTCGTGCCGCTGCTGAAGGAACGCGCCTTCGCCATCAACGTGCTGCGGCCGCATCACGAGCCGGTGGCCGACCGCTTCGCCGGCAAGGGCGGGCTCAAGGGTCCGGCCCGCTATGACGGTGCCGACTGGACCCGCCTTTCCACCGGTGCGCCGGTGCTCGCCGATGCCCTCGCCGACCGTGCAAGCCACTGTGCCGGCACTGTGCGGGTCGTGGCGTGGGCCACCCGGAAAAGGGCAGGTTGCCGGCTGAGATCAATGTCGGACATGGCGTGCCTCATGGTCTTGTCAGGCAGTTCACGGGTGGAGAAATGCCAATTGGTGTTCGTCAACGCGTTCCGGGCGCAACCAACGCTCCGGATCAGATCGTCAAAGCCGCAGGTCTCGACTAACTTCACGAGACGCCGGAAACACAACCTGATGTCGGCTTGATATTCTTCAAAAGCCTTGCGACAGTCCCGCGCGTAAATTCACATGGGGGAGTGGGGTCAAATGGGGAAAAGAAGGAACATCAGCGTATTCAGTTCCGTATTTCTGCTTTTTACATGCGTATCTTATATTGACGTTGCGTCAGCTCAAACCGGAAAGAGCGGCGAATTCACTATCCATAACGAGACCGAGGCAAATACTGTCGTCGGGTTCTATACAAATGACGGGACCGGCTGGAGCACCAACTGGCTGAGCGAGCCGGTCGGCCCCGGCGACAACGCCGCCCTCGTCTTCACCAAGACGAGCGGCCGTTGCCAGCAAACGCTGCGTGTGGGCTGGCGCGGGAAGTCGGGCGGCGAAGTGAAGGATGATCCGATCCGCATCGACATCTGCAAGGCCAGCAACGTCTATCTGCACGACAACGACGTCACCTACGATTGAAGCATGGGCCGGTGACGAAACGGACATCGTCGCCGGCTCCCGCCGTGCTCCGCTCATCTCCACGGCCTTCGGCCCCTGCCCCGAACGTCAGTCATGGCGGGCTCCATCGGCGAAGAGCAGGTCGCTCACCTCCCGCACCACCCCCTCGAAAGCCGGCGAGCCGCGCTCGGCAAGCCCCAGCGACGACGTGTCGAAGCTGGCGACGGTGCGGCCGGGATGGGCCGCCAGAAGATGCAGCCGCGTGCCGATGAGCACCGCCTCGTCGATGGCGTGGGTGACGAATGACGAAGACAAGGGTGAAGCCCTGCTCCTCGGCGAGGCGCAGCAGATCCTGAAGGGTCCGCCGGGTGAGGGCGTCGGGGGCAGCGAAGGGCTCGTCCATCAGCAGCACGTCCGGCTCGGCGGCGAGCGCACGGGCGATGGCGGCGCGCTGCTTCATGCCTCCGGAGAGCGTATGCGGATAGGCATCGAAGGCGCGGGCGAGACCGACCTTGGCGAGCGCCGCCCGCGCCCGCTCGCGGGCTTCCTTCATCGGCACCTTGCGGGCGACGCGCAGCGGGAAGGCCACGTTGTCCGTGATGCTCTTCCACGGCAGCAACTGGTCGAACTCCTGGAATACGACGAGGCGATCCGGCCCCGGCCCGGTCACCGCCTTGCCGCGCAGGCTCACCGTGCCGGCGGCGGGCTTCAGGAACCCTGCCAGCGCCTTGAGGATCGACGACTTGCCGCATCCCGAAGGCCCGAGCAGCACGAGACGCTCGCGCGCATGGACGGTGAAGCTCACATCCTCCACCGCCCGGTGCCGGCCGGCCTGCCCGACATAGTCGAGCGTCAAGCCCCGCGCCTCCAGCACGGGGGGCGCAATGTGGGCGACGGGCGGCATGGCGGCGGCAGCGACGGCGTGGATGGTCATCGCATCCCCCTCAGCTGCCCGACGCGGAATGCAGGTCCTCGAAGGTGAAGTCCTTGAAGCTCGTCGGCTTCGCCTTGATGGCGCCGATGCGGTTCATGAAATCAGCGAGCTTTAGCGTGCCGAGCGGCACGAGCGTGCTCCAGGAAAATGCCGTCCGCGCCCAGCTCGGCGGGATGGCCGCCCACCACCACGTTCAGCAGCCGCCGCCCGTCGCTGAGCCGGTCGAGCGACGCCGCCTGCCGCGCAGCAAAGGCCGGCGAGGTCACACCTGGCCGCAGCGCCACGAGGAATTTCAGGCGCTCGGTGGCGGTGGCAAGGCCCGCAGCGGTGATCCAGCTATCCTCGCAGCTCTGGCCCGTGGGCAGCAGGACGCCCTTGCAGCCGAGCCGGTCCACCGCCTGCGCCACCTCGCGGAAATAGGCGAATTCCGGCGGCCGCTGCTGGGTCTCCGAGCCGAGAAAAGAGCCGTCCCCATGGGTCGGGATGAACCAGAACAGGTCCGGCGGGGGTGGCGGGAGACAAGGACGCGCTCATGGGGAACTCCGTTATTCCCACCGAGCTTGCGTACTTTATTTGATCAGTCGAGTTTATTATAGAGATAGACAAAGTTGACTAAAGCGCATAGCTGCACGTGCCCCTGGGTCGGATCTGCCCCTTGCTTGCGATCGGAGATCATCGACGTACCGGCGTGCATTTGCCCGCGATCCTGCCTAAATGAGAGCCGTCGAGCCTTCGCCGCAAGGAGCCGCGCGCCGCCCCATGATCCGTTTCCTGCTTCGCTTCACCGGGTTCTGGCTGCTGGCTGGCGGCTTTGTCGCGCTCATCGTGGACGGCACGCGCTCCATCGCGGCGGCCGGCCTCGTCTTCACCTCGGCTGGAGATGCCTGGTTCGCGTTGTCTCCGGGCAGCCTGGAGCGGGCGGAGACCTCCGCCAAGGCGGGGATGCCGGCGGTTTGGAACAGCGTGCTGCTGCCGCTCCTCTCCATGCCGGCCTTCGCGCTTCTGATGCTCGTGGGGCTCATGCTGATGGGCCTCGGCCGCGTGCGCGAGCGCTCGCGCTTCGAGATCAGCTGAGCACGCACGCCCCGCAGCCCTCCCCCTCGCGCAAGCGCGGCCGCATCCCCATATTGGGGTTCCAGCGGGGTTTCCCGCCTGCCCCATCCAAAACCATGACGCGGCCGCAGGGTCCGATGCCCGTGTGCCGCGAGACGAGGAGCCCGCCATGTTCTGGCTGAAGAAGTCCCTCGACCTGCCCACCGCCGCCGATGCCCTCCCCGGCCGCGCCGGTGCCATCCCCACCGCCGAGGTCCATTACGTCAATGGCCACGCCCTCAAGGGTCCGTACCCCCAGGGCTTCGAGACCGCGGTGTTCGCCCTCGGCTGCTTCTGGGGCGCCGAGCGCAAGTTCTGGCAGCAGCCCGGCGTTTGGGCGACGGCGGTCGGCTATGTCGCCGGCCATACGCCCAACCCCACCTATGAGGAGGTCTGCTCCGGCAATACCGGCCATACCGAGGCGGTGCTGGTCGTGTACGACCCGGCGGTTGTGTCCTACGGCGAACTGCTCAAGCTGTTCTTCGAGAGCCACGATCCCACCCAGGGCATGCGCCAGGGCAATGATGTAGGAACTCAGTACCGCTCCGGTATCTACGTCACGAGCCCCGAGCAGCGGGCCGAGGCGGAGGCGGCGAAGGCGGCATATGGGCCGGCGCTGAAGGCGCGCGGCTTTCCCGCCA
The nucleotide sequence above comes from Xanthobacter flavus. Encoded proteins:
- a CDS encoding FAD/NAD(P)-binding protein, producing MRSWIGENNRQAAQRWPPWPRGSTWCWWSGRQRRAPGLAYGACDPCHLLNVPVARMEVGLKPSFAQWLTASGADLSAAIAEAGGDLARAFVPRALFGAYLAERLEAALATRNGRLRRLRGEAVRITDRPVPTVTLADGRRIEGTHVVLATGNLPPRPPRTRDGGVYDSPLFVPDPWRWDDIDALAPEAPVLLIGSGLTMVDVALKLAARGHRGPIWSVSRHGLLPHVHADVAGRLGGVEAFLDPAAARDPVKELRLIRAAAREAMTRGVPWQRVMDAARPALAALWATWPLQARERFLRHGRTYWDIHRHRMAPRIAEAFETLRQSGQLTVVAGRITSLDSVPGGVAATLRRRHSGRALSLEVTQVVNCTGPRTDFAALAAPPFEGLREAGRIRDDPLGLGFETRGTALVDRYGHAAAWLHALGPLSRPAFWEVTAVPEISVQVHQLVEELSRPASRRQRPDARLIAEFVDLGEGI
- a CDS encoding flavin reductase family protein — its product is MRKLAGAVSVLTVGQGEERTGLTATSVTSLSVEPPTLLICVNRATSSVVPLLKERAFAINVLRPHHEPVADRFAGKGGLKGPARYDGADWTRLSTGAPVLADALADRASHCAGTVRVVAWATRKRAGCRLRSMSDMACLMVLSGSSRVEKCQLVFVNAFRAQPTLRIRSSKPQVSTNFTRRRKHNLMSA
- the msrA gene encoding peptide-methionine (S)-S-oxide reductase MsrA, whose product is MFWLKKSLDLPTAADALPGRAGAIPTAEVHYVNGHALKGPYPQGFETAVFALGCFWGAERKFWQQPGVWATAVGYVAGHTPNPTYEEVCSGNTGHTEAVLVVYDPAVVSYGELLKLFFESHDPTQGMRQGNDVGTQYRSGIYVTSPEQRAEAEAAKAAYGPALKARGFPAITTEIADLGPFYFAEGYHQQYLAKNPNGYCGLGGTGVSCPIGTGVAAQ